The following is a genomic window from Citrifermentans bemidjiense Bem.
TTCCGCGATCACCCCCATGTGCTTGCCGCTGTAGGGGTCGCGCAGGCCGTCGTGCACCATGAGGTCGATGATGCTGCCGTTGCCCATCCGGTAACCGTGGCGCGCCTTGGGAAGGACATAGGGGGCGAGGGACATGTTCTCCATCCCTCCCGCGACCACCACGTCCGCGTCCCCCAAGAGGATCGAGCCCATGCCGAGCATCAGCGATTTCAAGCCGCTGCCGCATACCTTGTTGATGGTGAGCGCCCCTACGCTGTCGGGAAGGCCGGAACAACGAAGCGCCTGCCTGGCGGGAGCCTGTCCGGTTGCTCCCGAGAGGACCTGCCCCAGGATGACCTCGTCTACCTGCCCCCCGGGAAGTGCGGTCCGCTGCAGGATTTTCCTCAGCACTGCCGCTGCCAGGTGCGGCGCCTCGACATCCGACAGGAGCCCGCCGAAAGAGCCGAAGGGGGTGCGCAGGGACTCGATTATGAATACTTCTTTGTTCATGTCTTTCTCCTAGCGGAAAGCCGCAATACCGGTTACCCAACCCGCCGACTGGCGGCTCACCCCTTTCGCGGGAGATGGCGTTATTGGAGGAGCAGCGCTCGGCCGGCGACCATTCGGGTTATCTGGTTGGTGCCGGTGTAGATCTGGGTGAGCTTCGCGTCGCGCATCATCCTCTCCACTCCGTTCTCCTTCATGTAGCCGGATCCCCCCAGCACCTGCACCGCGTCGGTGGTGACGCTCATCGCGCTGTCCGAGGCGAAGGTCTTGGCCATGGAGCCGTAGAGGACCGCACTCTTGTCGTTGGCATCCAGGGCACGCGCGGCCTGCCTGGTCAGAAGCCTGGCCGCCTCCACCTTGGTCGCCATGTCGGCGATCATGAACTGCACCGGAGCGAGATGGGCGATCGGCTTGCCGAACTGCACCCGGTCGCGGCAGTGCGCCATCGCTATGTCGAGCGCACCCTGGGCGATGCCGACCGCCTGCGCCGCGCAGAAGACACGGTTGGTGGAAAGGGTCTGCATGAGGTTCGCGAACCCCGTCCCCTCCGGACCGAGCAGGTTCTCCGCCGGGATCTCCATGTTCTCGAAGAAGAGCTCGGAGTTGATCGACCCGCGCATCCCCATCTTGTGCTCGTTGCGCCCGTAGACGAGCCCCGGCGTCCCCTTCTCGACGACGAAGGCGCTGATCCCCTTGGAGCCCTTGTCCGGGGCGGTGTAGGCGTAGACCACCATCACATCGGCCACCGAGCCGTTGGTGATGAAGCACTTCTGGCCGTTGATGACGTAACGGTCCCCTTTCTTTTCCGCCCGGGTCTTCATGGCCAGAAGGTCGGACCCCGCGTTGGGCTCGGTCGCGGCGATAGCGGTCAAAAGCTTGGAGGTCCCTGCGAAGCGCGGCAGGAAGCGCTGCTTCAGCTCCGGGCTGCCGCCATGGATGATCGGCAGCATCCCGTCGGTCTGCGCGATCAAAAGAAGCGCAGTCGAGGCGCAGGCCTTGGAAATTTCCTCAAGCACCAGCGCCAGGGTGGTGACCCCCAGCTCCGAACCGCCGTACTCGGCGGGGAGCAGCGGATTCAGAAGCTCGAGCTGGGCGAAGAGGTCCCGGGCATGTTCCGGGAAAAGGGAGTTTTCATCGAGTTCCAGGGCCCGCGGCGCGATCTCCCGCTGCACCACGTCACGCACCATGTCCAAGGTCAGTTTCTGTTCTTCAGTCAATTGTGTCATCGCTATATCTCCTTACCTCGTCAGTCGTCGTTGCTGGCGGCCTAGACCGCATCCTTCAGGATTTCCCTGGCGATCACCAGGCGCTGGATTTGGTTGGCCCCCTCGAAGATCTGGGTCAGCTTCGCGTCGCGGAACATGCGCTCCACCGGGTAGTCCTGCATATAGCCGTAACCTCCGAAAACTTGGATGGCGTCCGTGGTGATCTGCATGGCGGCGTCCGAAGCGAACAGCTTCCCCATGGAAGCGAGCTTGGTGTTCCTCTGACCCTTGTCGTAAAGCGCCGAGGCCCGGTAGATAAGCCCGCGGGAGGCCTCTATCTTGGTGGCGCTGTCGGCGATGATCTGCTGGATCATCTGGTGCTCGCAGAGCTGCTGGCCGAAAGTCTTGCGCTCGCGGGAGTGCCTCACCATCTGGTCGAAGGCTCCCTGCGCGATGCCGAGGGCCTGGGCGCCGATGGCCGGACGGGACATGTCGAAATCCTTCATTGCCAGATGAAAGCCCTTGTTCTCTTCGCCGAGCAGGTTGCCCGCCGGAATCCGCACGTTGTCGAGGTACATCTCGGAGGTTTTCGAGCCGCGCTGGCCAAGCTTCTTCTCGATCTTGCCGACCGACAGCCCCGCTGTTCCGCGCTCAACCAGGAAGAAGCTGAGTCCGTTTCTGCCGTTCTCCGAGGTTCTCGCCAGCACCGTGTAGACGGAGGCGACCGGGCCGTTGGTGGAGAAAACCTTGGTCCCGTTGATCACATACTCGTCCCCCTCCCTCACCGCAGTGGTGCGGATGGAGGCGACGTCTGAGCCGGCCCCAGGCTCGGAAACCAGGTAAGCTGCCAGTTCGCGGTTCTCCAGCATGCGCGGTAGCACCCGCTTGAGAAGCTCCGGGCTTCCGCCGTGCAAGAGCGGAAAGCTCCCTACGGCCTGGATGATCAGCATGAGGGCCGAGGCCGCGCAGTGCTTGGCAATCTCCTCGACAGCCAGGCAAAGGAGCGTTCCCTGGTCCTGCTCGGCGCCGCCGTACTCCGGCGGAAAGACCAGGGTCATCAACCCGAGCTCCCACAAAAGCGACAGCACTTCCGGGGCGACTTCACCCGTGGCGTCAATGTTTGCGGCCACGGGGGCGATGCGCTCCCTCGCAGCCTGGCGGATGGTCTCGGTGGCGATTCGGATCTCTTCACTGTCGGTAAACATCGGCTCTCTCCTGGTAAACTGGCGTCTAACTGCTTTATAACGTTTTTCTATTTCACCAAATATGCCAAGACAGTCTTCGCGGGATGTGGCAAGCTAATTGCCTGAAGTTGCATAGTTTTACAGTTTAGATTGAAAATATAACAACTTGATGTTATTTGAATGTGTAGCCGAGCGGAAACATCCGAAGCGAGCAGATGACTCGATAGCCTGATCAAACCGACAGATCCCAGCGGCGTACCCGCAAGGAGACATGTAGACCTATGGATACACCTGCCACTGCAGCAAAGACGAGGAAGGCGGAGTATTGCCGCTGCGGTGTAATCTTTTGCGATGAAGCCGGCCGCATTACCGCCGCCAGCAAGGATTACATCTGGCCAGCCGGCATGAAGGCAAAGGCGGGGGAGGATCTTCCCGCCGAGCTGCTCCTACTTCATGCGGGGGAATGGGTCTTTCTGGAGAAAGATTGGTTCGTGCAGGCGGAGGGAAAGGGACGGGTGGAGATGCTGCTCTTCCGCAGGATCAGGGCCGCGGACCAGGTCCTTGGGCCCTACGGCGACTCTGCGATTAACGAGGGGATGGTCCACATGGTTCTGAATAACCCGTACGAGGGTTTGACCTCCGTGGACCGGGAGGGCAAGGTCACCTTCCTGAGCCCGGTGAACGAAAAGTGGCTGGGGCTGGAAGAGGGAGGAGGGATGGGGCTGCCGCTCTCTTCGTTCGCTCCTGGAAGCCGGCTTGCCGAGATCGCCCTTACCGGGGTCTCCGACACCACCCAAGTGGTCGATATTCAAGGGCAGACCAAGGTGACGGTCAACCTCCCCATCAAGAAAGGGCAGAAGGTGATCGGGGCGGTAGGGCGCATACTGTTCAAAAGTACCGACCAGATCGACAAGCTGGCCAACCGTATCCGCACCATGGAACTGAAGGTCGAACGGTACGAGACCCTGCTCGACGAGATGCGGGGCAACCGCTACAACTTCGACAAGATCCTCACCAACAACAAGCCCATGCGGGCCCTGATCGACCAGGCACGCCGGGTCGCCGACTCCTCGGCGACGGTACTGATCCTCGGGGAGAGCGGTACGGGCAAGGAGCTTTTCGCACAGGCCCTGCACGAGGGATCGGCCCGCAGGAGAGGGCCCTTCGTGGCGATCAACTGCAGCGCCCTCCCTCACGACCTTATCGAATCCGAACTGTTCGGTTATGATGAGGGTGCCTTCAGCGGGGCGAAACGGAAGGGGAAGCCGGGAAAATTCGAGTTGGCCTGCGGGGGGACGCTCTTTCTCGACGAGATCGGCGAGCTGCCACTGGAGAGCCAGGCGAAACTTCTCCGCGTTCTGGAAGAACGCAAGATCGACCGGCTTGGCAGCACCTCGCCCATCTCAGTAGATTTCCGTCTGTTGGCCGCAACAAACCGCAACCTGGAAAGCTCGGTGAACACAGGGAAGTTCCGCAGCGACCTCTTCTACCGCATCAACGAATTTCCCATCGAGCTTCCCCCGTTGCGGTCGCGCCGGGATGACATCCCCCTCCTGAGCAAGCACTTTCTTGAGGAGATCACCCACAAGGAAAAGCTTCCCATGCTGACCATCTCCGAGGAGGCGAAAGCCGCCCTGATGCGCTACGACTGGCCAGGGAACGTGAGGGAGTTGCGGGGGCTGATGAGGCAAATGACCTGGAAAACCCAGGGACATACCATCGAGCTCCACCACCTGCCTGCCGCGTTCACCGAAGAAGGAACGATCATCGGGGCCTCCGGCTCCCTAGAGGAACAGCTGGCGAGCGCCGAGCGGGCCATCATCGAAACAGCTCTCGAAACCGCCCAGGGGAACCGTGCCCTCACGGCCAGGATGCTCGGCATCCACCGCACCGCGCTGTACAAGAAGATGACCAGACTCGGCATGGAGATGTGAGTCGCAACTTCAGGCAGTCTCTGCGGCCACCGTTTTGGCATCAGGCAGGGCCTGCATCCTGTTGATGACTCGCTTGCCGATCTGCACAGCCGGCTTCTCGATGAAACGGAAGGAGAGTAGCCCGAAAGGCAGGCAGGCGGCTGCCATCAGCACGAAAGCTGCTACGCTTTTTACCGTCAAGGGTGCGGTGCCGAGACCGCAGGCATTAAGGATGGGCGGAATGTAGGAATGGATGGAGTGAAACACCAGGGCATGAAAGAGATAGATTGAGTAGCAGCAGGTCCCGTACTTCATCAGCAGCCGATTTCTGGTGATTTTACCACAGATGGTGTTTGGCAGAGATGCAGTGACCACAAAGAGCGCCAGGGCGAAAGTAGAGAGGGTCAACGGCCGCATGAAAAGAGTGAACATCCCGAAAATTGCCAGCATATCCAGCAACCGTGCTTTTGACTTAATGGTCTCCGTGAAGTTTTGGTTCTGCAAGAGAAAATAGATGGTTATGCCGTAAGCAAAGCAGAACCAGTAGCTCAGCGGGAACATCACTATGAAAGCGTTAGTTTCAGGTACTCCGATCTTCGCCGCGCCACGGGTCCACAATTGCATTACGCAGTACAAGACGAACAAGAACCTGAGGCTGCTTTTGAGGTCGGTGATTTTAGCGAAGATCAGGGGCAGGAGCAGGTAAAACGTTTCTTCCACGAACAGGGTCCATCCCCCTCCGACGACTTCCATATTGGCATCGTACCGCATAAAGCCGAAATAAAAAAGGGCGCTGGCGACCATCGCAGCCATCGTTCTGTCTCTCATCGGGCCGAAGACCGTTATCGCACCCCACCACAGTGGAAGAATACGGAAGGCTCGGCGCACATAGAAGTAGAGGACCGGGCGACGGTCCATGGCAAAACGTTTATGGGATGAATTGAACAAGGTGAATGCACTCAGGATGAAGAAGAGATCGACACCGCGACCGCATGAATTCCAAAGCAGCCGCGTGTACCAACTGCCGAAGTCTGGATCGTAGTAATACCCTAGCCCTTGGCTGGTATGGATCGCCACCACCATTAGGACAGCAAAACCGCGCAGGCCATCGATATAATCGAAATAAACGTCTTTGTCGGCGATCGAGACATGCTTATTACTTTCCACGGGCCACTCCCATCAAAGATAAGGGCTCTATAACACATAACATGATGGTCATGCAACGCAGGCGATTCCACGGTCAAAAATCTCTTAGGCCCTTCTTCTTGCCCTACCCGTGAAGCGACCCCGGAAAATGCGCCAGCTCACCTTTGCAATCATCAAAAGCTCACTCAATGACAATAGCCTTCCATCCCGGAATAGCGCGGATGCATCGACCAGCCAGTCCACACTCCATATGGCGAAATTCAACTGAATTCACCTCAAGATATTTGTTAATACTCCGATCATTTTAAAAACTCCCATGGGTGAGTGGTGTGCTGCGAAAATTTGACGAAAGGTTGGGTGAAGACGTGGGAAAAATATTCACACCCCTTGTGCTGTTCCCGATATGCATCCTGGCGCTACTCACTGGATGCAACGATTCACGATCGACCGTTCCTCTGAGCGCCGACAACGTCAACCTGATTTTCGTGAGCAGCCCCGATCTGGCCTACCACACAACGGGCGACATCAAACCCGACACGGCCAATCTTACGGACCAGGGATTGCATCGGTCGCTCCTCATGGCGCCCTTCCTGAAACAACAGGTGCTGGGGGGGAAAAACGCAACCGCGATTTACACGCTGACGCCGATGACGCACCTACAGACTGACCAGGGGTATCCCGACATGGCCGCAATCTGGTATATGCAGCAGTTCGCTCTGCTCAACCAGTTCACGCTGCCCGTCGATGCCGCAGGGACCACCTATACCGCCCTCAGCTATCCCCTCTATTCAGCATATGCTCCCGGATCAGTCCCCTCCGGAGTCGCTGTGCCGGGATCATACTGCCCGGATTGTGCCGGGCTTGATTTTAACAACACCGGTGGGAACAACGATGCCTTGGTGTCGGGCATCATCACCGGCAAAAAACCGGGTTATTACGTCTTCTCGGCGCCATGGGAGACGATCAGCGCCTTGATGACGCAGATAAATCGCCTGTTTGGTTATAACTTGAATCTTCCGTCGAACTTCATGGGAAGCAATGCCGTCTATGCGATATCAATCGCTCCGGGCAGAAGCGCCAGCCTGTTTTCTTACGATACCAACCTGGATCCATCCGCCTCCTACCCGCCTCTCCCCTCGCCGGTCGCGACCGGCGCCTGTCCATACGCGCTACAACCCCGTTTCAGCACCGTCCGAACCGGAGGGGTCGATGGCGCCGTGATCCCCGCCGATATCAACAAAAACCAGAAGATTTACATAATCCGGCACGCCGAGGCGCATCCTGACCCGACACACCGGTTCGAAGACGGCAACTACGTGGGGGCTGGGCAATGGCGGGCCCTGGCTCTACCTAACGCCCTGCGCGACAAAATCAATCCCGACATGGTTCTGTCGATCGACCCCGGGCAATGGGCTTTTACTGGAGCGGCCAATATTGCCTATGTCAGGCCCTCGTTAACCATCATGCCCTATGCAGTAGCGAACAATCTTCCCTATTACCTTGTATCGAGCTTTGAACTGGGAAATCCTGACGAGCCCCGACTAGCCAGTAACTATCTCTTTACCGGCGGCGCCTTCTCCAACAAGACCATTCTGCTGGCGTGGGAGTCCTCGCGCATCAAACCGCTGATAAACGCCCTTTTGTCGAAATACGGCGGCAGCAATCTTTCTCTCCTGCCGACCGCCTGGCCAAGTGCCGACTACGATACCATATGGACGGTGACGCTTGATGCGCTTGGCAACGTCACGGTGGATAACGATCTGTGCGAGGGAATAGATTCGGCCGGCCT
Proteins encoded in this region:
- a CDS encoding cyclohex-1-ene-1-carbonyl-CoA dehydrogenase; translation: MTQLTEEQKLTLDMVRDVVQREIAPRALELDENSLFPEHARDLFAQLELLNPLLPAEYGGSELGVTTLALVLEEISKACASTALLLIAQTDGMLPIIHGGSPELKQRFLPRFAGTSKLLTAIAATEPNAGSDLLAMKTRAEKKGDRYVINGQKCFITNGSVADVMVVYAYTAPDKGSKGISAFVVEKGTPGLVYGRNEHKMGMRGSINSELFFENMEIPAENLLGPEGTGFANLMQTLSTNRVFCAAQAVGIAQGALDIAMAHCRDRVQFGKPIAHLAPVQFMIADMATKVEAARLLTRQAARALDANDKSAVLYGSMAKTFASDSAMSVTTDAVQVLGGSGYMKENGVERMMRDAKLTQIYTGTNQITRMVAGRALLLQ
- a CDS encoding cyclohexane-1-carbonyl-CoA dehydrogenase — its product is MFTDSEEIRIATETIRQAARERIAPVAANIDATGEVAPEVLSLLWELGLMTLVFPPEYGGAEQDQGTLLCLAVEEIAKHCAASALMLIIQAVGSFPLLHGGSPELLKRVLPRMLENRELAAYLVSEPGAGSDVASIRTTAVREGDEYVINGTKVFSTNGPVASVYTVLARTSENGRNGLSFFLVERGTAGLSVGKIEKKLGQRGSKTSEMYLDNVRIPAGNLLGEENKGFHLAMKDFDMSRPAIGAQALGIAQGAFDQMVRHSRERKTFGQQLCEHQMIQQIIADSATKIEASRGLIYRASALYDKGQRNTKLASMGKLFASDAAMQITTDAIQVFGGYGYMQDYPVERMFRDAKLTQIFEGANQIQRLVIAREILKDAV
- a CDS encoding sigma-54 interaction domain-containing protein, with the protein product MDTPATAAKTRKAEYCRCGVIFCDEAGRITAASKDYIWPAGMKAKAGEDLPAELLLLHAGEWVFLEKDWFVQAEGKGRVEMLLFRRIRAADQVLGPYGDSAINEGMVHMVLNNPYEGLTSVDREGKVTFLSPVNEKWLGLEEGGGMGLPLSSFAPGSRLAEIALTGVSDTTQVVDIQGQTKVTVNLPIKKGQKVIGAVGRILFKSTDQIDKLANRIRTMELKVERYETLLDEMRGNRYNFDKILTNNKPMRALIDQARRVADSSATVLILGESGTGKELFAQALHEGSARRRGPFVAINCSALPHDLIESELFGYDEGAFSGAKRKGKPGKFELACGGTLFLDEIGELPLESQAKLLRVLEERKIDRLGSTSPISVDFRLLAATNRNLESSVNTGKFRSDLFYRINEFPIELPPLRSRRDDIPLLSKHFLEEITHKEKLPMLTISEEAKAALMRYDWPGNVRELRGLMRQMTWKTQGHTIELHHLPAAFTEEGTIIGASGSLEEQLASAERAIIETALETAQGNRALTARMLGIHRTALYKKMTRLGMEM
- a CDS encoding acyltransferase family protein, with amino-acid sequence MESNKHVSIADKDVYFDYIDGLRGFAVLMVVAIHTSQGLGYYYDPDFGSWYTRLLWNSCGRGVDLFFILSAFTLFNSSHKRFAMDRRPVLYFYVRRAFRILPLWWGAITVFGPMRDRTMAAMVASALFYFGFMRYDANMEVVGGGWTLFVEETFYLLLPLIFAKITDLKSSLRFLFVLYCVMQLWTRGAAKIGVPETNAFIVMFPLSYWFCFAYGITIYFLLQNQNFTETIKSKARLLDMLAIFGMFTLFMRPLTLSTFALALFVVTASLPNTICGKITRNRLLMKYGTCCYSIYLFHALVFHSIHSYIPPILNACGLGTAPLTVKSVAAFVLMAAACLPFGLLSFRFIEKPAVQIGKRVINRMQALPDAKTVAAETA